The Canis lupus dingo isolate Sandy chromosome 11, ASM325472v2, whole genome shotgun sequence genome includes a region encoding these proteins:
- the TUSC1 gene encoding tumor suppressor candidate gene 1 protein — MWRMRGGASRRGGCGGGDGGGDGRGQGRPGRARGGGGGGVGGGGGGGGGVGWRGRAGGARQQLEERFADLAASHLEAIRARDERDRQNARLREENARLRLENRRLKRENRSLFRQALRLPGDGGDGAAAAAARASPGPDDAGTNRGAGGGGLEDEPGSPRALRARLEKLEAMYRRALLQLHLEQRGPRAPRPRGDKDEPPVRAPEPGLRAPDAGPPGPWL, encoded by the coding sequence ATGTGGCGCATGCGTGGTGGCGCCAGCAGGCGCGGGGGCTgcggcggcggggacggcggcgggGACGGCCGCGGGCAGGGCCGCCCGGGCCGGGctcgcgggggcggcggcggcggcgtaggcggcggcggcggcggcggcggcggcgtgggCTGGCGAGGCCGTGCGGGCGGCGCCCGGCAGCAGCTGGAGGAGCGGTTCGCCGACCTGGCCGCGAGCCACCTGGAGGCCATCCGCGCGCGGGACGAGCGGGACCGGCAGAACGCGCGGCTGCGCGAGGAGAACGCCCGGCTGCGGCTGGAAAACCGGCGGCTGAAGCGCGAGAACCGCAGCCTCTTCCGTCAGGCCCTGCGGCTTCCCGGCGACGGTGGCGACGGGGCGGCCGCGGCCGCGGCGAGGGCCAGCCCGGGCCCCGACGACGCCGGCACGaaccgcggggcggggggcggcggcctcGAGGACGAGCCgggcagccccagggccctgagggCCCGGCTCGAGAAGCTGGAGGCCATGTACCGCCGGGCGCTGCTGCAGCTGCACCTCGAGCAGCGGGGACCGCGCGCGCCGCGCCCGCGTGGCGACAAGGACGAGCCGCCCGTGCGCGCCCCCGAGCCAGGCCTGCGCGCCCCGGACGCCGGGCCCCCCGGGCCCTGGCTGTAG